The following is a genomic window from Chitinivorax sp. B.
CCTTTACATGAGAAAAATTGACTCCCCCCCGTTCAAATACCTCCCCCCCCTCAACCAACCGCGATATCCCGCCACCGCCTTCGGCACGTTGCCAACTATCCGTTATCCAGGCCATTTCATCCAATCTGGACAATGTTTCAACAATCTGTCCCTGCAGCTGAGTGAAATAGTCTTTAACCTGTGAAATGTCGATCATGTGTACAACCCAATCTGGTCCAGTATTAGCGCAATTTTCTCATGATTCTTCAAACAAAGCGGGTACATATAGATGTAAACACTTCCCACCGGACATCGGCAGCCCAAAAAACAAAAGCCCCACAAGAGTGAGGCTTTTGAATCAATGTCAACAGACAAACTAGACGTTGAATAAGAAATTCATTACGTCACCATCATGAACTACATACTCCTTGCCTTCTGAGCGCATCTTGCCAGCTTCCTTGGCACCTTGCTCCCCATTGAATTTGATGAAATCATCAAAAGCAATGGTCTGAGCACGAATGAAACCGCGTTCAAAATCGGTATGAATGACACCAGCAGCTTGAGGTGCAGTATCACCAACGTGAATTGTCCAAGCTCGAACCTCTTTGACACCTGCAGTAAAATAAGTCTGTAACCCCAACAATTTATAACCAGCACGAATCAGTCGATTCAAACCTGGCTCTTCCAAGCCCATGC
Proteins encoded in this region:
- a CDS encoding coproporphyrinogen III oxidase encodes the protein MIDISQVKDYFTQLQGQIVETLSRLDEMAWITDSWQRAEGGGGISRLVEGGEVFERGGVNFSHVK